One Streptomyces sp. NBC_01217 genomic region harbors:
- the pstS gene encoding phosphate ABC transporter substrate-binding protein PstS: MKLQRKNRLRATALGALAVSSALVLTACGSDNNSGDATTGGNGGKTTAASDIKCDDAKGQLLASGSSAQKNAMDLWVKNYMAGCTGVEVNYKSSSSGEGIVAFNQGTVGFAGSDSALKPEEVADSKKICKTGQGINLPMVGGPVAIGYHLEGVDSLTLDAPTLAKIFDGKIKKWNDAAIAKLNTGAKLPDKAIQPFHRSEDSGTTQNLGKYLGAAAPSDWKYEAEKKWPAPGGQAASGSAGVAAQVKQVDGSIGYFELSYATSQSISTVDINTGGSAPVKASSENASKAIAAAKIKGTGKDLALDLDYTTKAEGAYPIVLVTYEVVCDTGNKAETLPTVKSFLTYTAGDAGQKLLSEAGYAPIPTEINAKVRETIASLN, translated from the coding sequence GTGAAGCTTCAGCGCAAGAACCGGCTTCGTGCCACCGCGCTCGGTGCCCTCGCCGTCTCCAGCGCCCTGGTCCTCACGGCGTGCGGTTCCGACAACAACAGCGGCGACGCGACCACCGGTGGCAACGGCGGCAAGACGACCGCCGCGTCGGACATCAAGTGTGACGACGCCAAGGGCCAGCTGCTCGCCTCCGGCTCCAGCGCGCAGAAGAACGCCATGGACCTCTGGGTCAAGAACTACATGGCCGGCTGCACGGGCGTCGAGGTCAACTACAAGTCGTCCTCCTCCGGTGAGGGCATCGTCGCCTTCAACCAGGGCACGGTCGGCTTCGCCGGTTCCGACTCGGCGCTGAAGCCCGAAGAGGTCGCCGACTCGAAGAAGATCTGCAAGACCGGCCAGGGCATAAACCTTCCGATGGTCGGCGGCCCGGTCGCCATCGGTTACCACCTGGAGGGTGTCGACAGCCTCACGCTGGACGCCCCCACCCTTGCCAAGATCTTCGACGGCAAGATCAAGAAGTGGAACGACGCGGCGATCGCCAAGCTCAACACCGGCGCCAAGCTCCCGGACAAGGCCATCCAGCCCTTCCACCGCTCCGAGGACTCCGGCACCACGCAGAACCTGGGCAAGTACCTCGGTGCTGCCGCCCCGAGCGACTGGAAGTACGAGGCCGAGAAGAAGTGGCCGGCCCCCGGTGGCCAGGCCGCGTCCGGCTCCGCCGGTGTCGCCGCCCAGGTGAAGCAGGTCGACGGCTCGATCGGCTACTTCGAGCTCAGCTACGCCACCTCGCAGTCGATCTCCACCGTCGACATCAACACCGGTGGCTCCGCCCCGGTCAAGGCCTCCTCGGAGAACGCCTCCAAGGCCATCGCCGCCGCCAAGATCAAGGGCACCGGCAAGGACCTGGCGCTCGACCTCGACTACACCACCAAGGCCGAGGGTGCCTACCCGATCGTCCTGGTGACGTACGAGGTCGTCTGCGACACGGGCAACAAGGCCGAGACCCTTCCCACCGTCAAGTCCTTCCTGACCTACACCGCCGGTGACGCGGGCCAGAAGCTCCTCTCCGAGGCCGGCTACGCGCCGATCCCGACCGAGATCAACGCCAAGGTCCGCGAGACCATCGCGTCCCTCAACTAG
- a CDS encoding NUDIX hydrolase yields MSGPVLAAGCVLWRRSEHSGELEVCLVHRPRYDDWSHPKGKLKRGESTLDGARREVLEETGHHCAPGAVLPTVRYVVNGRPKEVAYWAAEATGGSFVPNAEVDRVSWLSPAAARTRLTQPRDRDLLDALLIGLPHSTSSPSGD; encoded by the coding sequence GTGAGCGGGCCCGTGCTCGCCGCGGGGTGCGTGCTGTGGCGCCGCTCGGAGCACTCCGGCGAGCTGGAGGTCTGTCTGGTCCACCGGCCTCGTTACGACGACTGGTCGCATCCCAAGGGCAAGCTGAAGCGCGGCGAGTCGACGCTGGACGGCGCACGGCGCGAGGTCCTGGAGGAGACGGGCCACCACTGCGCACCGGGCGCCGTGCTGCCCACCGTCCGGTACGTGGTGAACGGGCGCCCCAAGGAGGTCGCCTACTGGGCGGCCGAGGCGACCGGCGGCTCCTTCGTACCGAACGCCGAGGTCGACCGGGTGAGCTGGCTCTCCCCGGCAGCGGCCCGCACCCGCCTCACCCAGCCGCGCGACCGGGACCTGCTGGACGCCTTGCTGATCGGCCTGCCGCACAGCACATCCAGCCCTTCCGGCGACTGA
- a CDS encoding CHAD domain-containing protein gives MRRHDHQTTQADLTAGAVLAPYLQEQAAEFLRSLRLHRENSAPTDAGTHAAEEAAGALRRSSRRIGGTLHTFRVALDATWAEQLRTELAWLSGTLAREHAYATRLSRLLEALHALSGTSLPAARTGSGADAADDKERAALGVGAARAGALLERQLTLARTRAHSAALQALGSSRFHAVADGVALLASEVPLAAAATAPAEEMLHGPADRAEQQLLGAVAALPSDEAVEPYNEAQDAPWHRTRLLLRLHRYAHEVVRGAPDPVLAAPGHALDLHRDAAEAAAAAASAARTPRIAPATAYALGVLHADQRHEVEAARAVFRESWPYATAAVTAP, from the coding sequence GTGCGACGCCATGACCACCAGACGACGCAGGCGGACCTTACGGCAGGGGCGGTGCTCGCGCCCTACCTGCAGGAACAGGCCGCCGAGTTCCTCCGCAGCCTGCGCCTGCACCGTGAGAACAGCGCCCCCACGGACGCCGGGACCCACGCAGCCGAGGAAGCCGCCGGGGCGCTGCGCCGCTCGTCCCGCCGGATCGGCGGCACCCTGCACACCTTCCGGGTGGCGCTGGACGCGACCTGGGCCGAGCAGCTCCGTACCGAACTGGCCTGGCTGTCCGGCACCCTGGCCCGGGAGCACGCCTACGCGACCCGGCTGAGCCGGCTCCTCGAAGCGCTGCACGCCCTGTCCGGCACCTCGCTGCCCGCCGCCCGTACGGGATCCGGCGCCGATGCGGCCGACGACAAGGAGCGCGCCGCCCTCGGCGTCGGCGCCGCCCGGGCCGGGGCGCTGCTGGAGCGGCAGCTGACCCTCGCCCGGACCCGCGCGCACTCCGCGGCGCTCCAGGCGCTCGGCTCCTCCCGCTTCCACGCGGTGGCCGACGGGGTCGCGCTGCTCGCCTCCGAGGTACCGCTCGCCGCGGCGGCCACGGCCCCGGCGGAGGAGATGCTGCACGGGCCGGCCGACCGGGCCGAACAGCAGCTGCTCGGCGCGGTGGCCGCGCTCCCCTCGGACGAGGCGGTCGAGCCGTACAACGAGGCGCAGGACGCGCCCTGGCACCGGACCCGGCTGCTGCTGCGCCTGCACCGGTACGCCCACGAGGTGGTACGGGGCGCACCCGACCCGGTCCTGGCCGCGCCGGGGCACGCGCTCGATCTGCACCGGGATGCGGCGGAGGCGGCCGCGGCCGCGGCGTCTGCGGCCCGAACGCCCCGGATCGCGCCCGCGACCGCGTACGCCCTCGGGGTGCTCCACGCCGACCAGCGGCACGAGGTGGAGGCGGCCCGCGCCGTGTTCCGCGAGAGCTGGCCGTACGCGACCGCGGCGGTGACCGCGCCGTGA
- a CDS encoding RNA degradosome polyphosphate kinase, with protein MSQQPSSEVPVQPTKQPSVGSLAAHRPHAVASSSSNGAALSTAADLDPDIDADVDAYEPDVDGNELPHGRFLDRERSWLAFNERVLEMAEDPATPLLERANFLAIFASNLDEFFMVRVAGLKRRIATGVATRSASGLQPRDVLDLIWTRSRELMARHAACYQQDVAPALSDEGIQLIRWPDLTEKEQARLFTFFRQRVFPVLTPLAVDPAHPFPYISGLSLNLAVVVRNPVSGHRHFARVKVPPLLTRFLEASPQRYVPIEDVIAAHLEELFPGMEVLAHHMFRVTRNEDLEVEEDDAENLLKALEKELMRRRFGPPVRLEVEESIDPYVLDLLVRELKVSDAEVYPLPGPLDLTGLFGIASLDRPELKFPKFIAGTHRDLAEVESASAPDIFAALRERDVLLHHPYDSFSTSVQAFLEQAAGDPDVLAIKQTLYRTSGDSPIVDALIDAAESGKQVLVLVEIKARFDEQANIKWARKLEESGCHVVYGLVGLKTHCKLSLVVRQEGDTLRRYSHVGTGNYHPKTARLYEDLGLLTADPQVGADLSDLFNRLSGYSRRETYRRLLVAPRSLRDGLISRINKEITHQRAGRTAYVRIKVNSMVDEAIIDACYRAARAGVPVDIWVRGICAIRPGVPGLSENIRVRSILGRFLEHSRVFSFGNGGEPEVWFGSADMMHRNLDRRIEALVRVTDPAHRAALSRLLETGMADTTSSWHLGSDGNWTRHATDTDGQPLRHVQEMLIDARRRRRATP; from the coding sequence ATGAGCCAGCAGCCCAGCTCCGAGGTCCCGGTCCAGCCCACCAAGCAGCCGTCGGTCGGCTCGCTCGCCGCGCACCGGCCGCACGCGGTCGCCTCGTCGTCGTCCAACGGCGCCGCGCTGTCGACCGCCGCCGACCTCGATCCGGACATCGACGCCGACGTCGACGCCTACGAACCCGACGTCGACGGGAACGAGCTGCCCCACGGCCGTTTCCTGGACCGCGAACGCAGCTGGCTCGCGTTCAACGAACGCGTGCTCGAAATGGCCGAGGACCCCGCGACACCCCTCCTCGAACGGGCTAATTTCCTCGCCATCTTCGCCTCCAACCTGGACGAGTTCTTCATGGTCCGGGTGGCCGGACTGAAGCGCCGCATCGCCACCGGCGTCGCCACCCGCTCCGCCTCCGGACTGCAGCCCCGCGACGTCCTCGACCTGATCTGGACCCGCTCGCGCGAGCTCATGGCCCGGCACGCCGCCTGCTACCAGCAGGACGTCGCCCCCGCCCTGTCCGACGAGGGCATCCAGCTGATCCGCTGGCCCGACCTGACCGAGAAGGAACAGGCCCGCCTGTTCACCTTCTTCCGGCAGCGCGTCTTCCCCGTACTGACCCCCCTCGCCGTCGACCCGGCGCACCCCTTCCCGTACATCTCGGGGCTCTCGCTCAACCTCGCCGTCGTCGTACGCAACCCGGTCAGCGGCCACCGCCACTTCGCCCGGGTCAAGGTGCCGCCGCTGCTGACCCGCTTCCTGGAGGCCTCGCCGCAGCGGTACGTACCCATAGAGGACGTCATCGCCGCCCACCTCGAAGAGCTCTTCCCGGGCATGGAGGTCCTCGCCCACCACATGTTCCGCGTCACCAGGAACGAGGACCTGGAGGTCGAGGAGGACGACGCCGAGAACCTCCTCAAGGCCCTGGAGAAGGAGCTCATGCGGCGCCGCTTCGGCCCGCCGGTCCGCCTGGAGGTCGAGGAGTCCATCGACCCGTACGTGCTGGACCTGCTCGTGCGCGAGCTGAAGGTGTCCGACGCCGAGGTCTACCCGCTGCCCGGACCGCTCGACCTCACCGGGCTCTTCGGCATAGCGTCCCTGGACCGGCCCGAGCTGAAGTTCCCCAAGTTCATCGCGGGCACCCACCGCGATCTCGCCGAGGTCGAATCCGCCTCTGCGCCCGACATCTTCGCCGCCCTGCGCGAACGGGACGTGCTCCTGCACCACCCGTACGACTCGTTCTCCACCTCCGTCCAGGCGTTCCTGGAGCAGGCCGCGGGCGACCCGGACGTCCTGGCCATCAAGCAGACGCTGTACCGGACTTCGGGCGACTCACCGATAGTGGACGCCCTCATCGACGCCGCCGAATCCGGCAAGCAGGTCCTCGTACTCGTCGAGATCAAGGCCCGCTTCGACGAGCAGGCCAACATCAAGTGGGCGCGCAAGCTGGAGGAGTCGGGCTGCCATGTGGTCTACGGGCTCGTCGGCCTCAAGACCCACTGCAAGCTCTCGCTCGTCGTCCGCCAGGAGGGCGACACGCTGCGCCGCTACTCCCACGTGGGCACCGGCAACTACCACCCCAAGACCGCCCGGCTGTACGAGGACCTCGGCCTGCTGACCGCCGACCCGCAGGTCGGCGCGGACCTCTCCGACCTCTTCAACCGGCTCTCCGGCTACTCCCGCCGCGAGACCTACCGCCGGCTCCTGGTCGCCCCCCGGTCCCTGCGCGACGGGCTCATCTCCCGCATAAACAAGGAGATCACGCACCAGCGGGCCGGGCGGACCGCCTACGTCCGCATCAAGGTCAACTCGATGGTCGACGAGGCGATCATCGACGCCTGCTACCGGGCCGCCAGGGCGGGCGTGCCGGTGGACATCTGGGTACGCGGCATCTGCGCGATCCGCCCCGGCGTCCCCGGACTCTCCGAGAACATCCGGGTCCGCTCGATACTCGGCCGCTTCCTCGAACACTCCCGGGTCTTCTCGTTCGGCAACGGCGGCGAGCCCGAAGTGTGGTTCGGCAGCGCCGACATGATGCACCGCAACCTCGACCGCCGGATCGAAGCACTGGTCCGGGTCACCGACCCCGCCCACCGCGCCGCGCTCAGCCGGCTCCTGGAGACCGGCATGGCCGACACCACCTCGTCCTGGCACCTCGGCTCCGACGGGAACTGGACCCGGCACGCCACGGACACCGACGGCCAGCCGCTACGGCACGTACAGGAAATGCTCATTGACGCCCGGAGGCGCCGGCGTGCGACGCCATGA
- a CDS encoding ABC transporter permease, giving the protein MSTIALRGPARVVVSQHRRALQLMAALPVLAVAVLAGTWLWTDHVADAFAATGCSVRHTVPGCVDTVNGFLDRQNWMKEVLDWSGLLMTVLPAFVGIFVAGPVIAREMESGTYKLAWSQSVTPTRWLAAKLAVPAVATLASVSVLSAVCAWARSRESVAHLPTERFDRTVYGSIGTVPVGYALCMLALGALIGLVLRRTVAAMAVTVIGYGVLVMTLNTMRNDLWPTVTDTFKPGSGYRFPDGSADVGQGWLTGSGGRLPADACLDRATDLEQCLADKDITLRYLDYHPASHFWPLQLVETGILLALAALAAALAFRALRHRHD; this is encoded by the coding sequence ATGAGCACGATCGCTCTGCGCGGACCGGCCCGCGTGGTCGTGTCCCAGCACCGGCGGGCCCTGCAGCTCATGGCCGCACTCCCGGTCCTGGCCGTCGCCGTCCTGGCCGGCACCTGGCTGTGGACCGACCATGTCGCGGACGCCTTCGCCGCGACGGGCTGCTCGGTCCGGCACACCGTGCCCGGCTGCGTCGACACGGTCAACGGCTTCCTCGACCGCCAGAACTGGATGAAGGAGGTCCTCGACTGGTCCGGTCTGCTGATGACGGTCCTCCCCGCGTTCGTCGGGATCTTCGTGGCCGGACCGGTGATCGCCCGCGAGATGGAGAGCGGCACGTACAAGCTGGCGTGGTCCCAGTCCGTGACACCCACACGCTGGCTCGCCGCCAAGCTCGCCGTGCCCGCCGTCGCGACACTGGCCTCCGTCTCCGTGCTGTCGGCCGTCTGCGCCTGGGCCCGATCCCGGGAGAGCGTCGCGCACCTGCCGACGGAGCGGTTCGACCGCACGGTGTACGGCTCGATCGGCACCGTCCCCGTCGGCTACGCCCTGTGCATGCTGGCCCTCGGCGCGCTCATCGGGCTGGTGCTGCGACGCACCGTCGCCGCGATGGCCGTGACCGTGATCGGGTACGGCGTGCTGGTGATGACCCTGAACACCATGCGCAACGATCTGTGGCCCACGGTGACGGACACGTTCAAGCCGGGGAGCGGCTACCGGTTCCCCGACGGGTCCGCCGATGTCGGGCAGGGCTGGCTGACCGGCAGCGGTGGACGGCTGCCCGCCGATGCCTGCCTGGACCGGGCCACCGACCTCGAACAGTGCCTGGCCGACAAGGACATCACCCTGCGCTACCTCGACTACCACCCCGCCTCGCACTTCTGGCCGCTGCAACTCGTCGAGACCGGCATCCTGCTCGCCCTGGCCGCGCTCGCCGCCGCCCTCGCCTTCCGGGCGCTGCGCCACCGCCACGACTGA
- a CDS encoding ABC transporter ATP-binding protein — MTSAAIEAVGLGMKYRGKGGGWALRDCSFRLPAGRVCALVGPNGAGKSTLLALAAGFLRPVEGAVRVLGEAPGRARAKVAFVAQDKPLYPQLTVAGTLWAGAELNPATWDQDTAERIAGELPRDTAVRNLSGGQRTRLALALALGKRPELLLLDEPMADLDPLARHQLMGALMAEAAEHSTTIVMSSHILAELEGACDYLLLVDGGRVRLGGETDDLLAAHSLLTGPVRDTAPHTVVESRTAGRLQTTLVRRQGTVDATVWEAAEPSLEELLLAHLRSPQAPSLLTPSAEAGQEVAAV, encoded by the coding sequence ATGACAAGCGCTGCGATCGAGGCCGTCGGCCTCGGAATGAAGTACCGGGGCAAAGGCGGGGGCTGGGCGCTGCGCGACTGCTCGTTCCGGCTGCCCGCCGGGCGCGTGTGCGCCCTCGTCGGTCCCAACGGTGCGGGCAAGTCCACCCTGCTCGCCCTCGCCGCGGGCTTTCTGCGGCCGGTGGAGGGGGCGGTACGGGTGCTGGGCGAGGCACCCGGCCGGGCGCGGGCCAAGGTGGCCTTCGTGGCCCAGGACAAGCCGCTGTACCCGCAGTTGACCGTCGCCGGCACACTCTGGGCGGGCGCCGAGCTGAACCCCGCCACCTGGGACCAGGACACCGCCGAGCGCATCGCCGGGGAGCTCCCGCGCGACACCGCGGTCCGCAATCTCTCCGGCGGGCAGCGCACCCGGCTCGCACTGGCCCTCGCTCTCGGCAAGCGGCCCGAGCTGCTCCTGCTGGACGAACCGATGGCCGACCTCGACCCCCTCGCCCGCCACCAGCTGATGGGCGCGCTGATGGCCGAGGCCGCCGAGCACTCCACCACCATCGTGATGTCCTCGCACATCCTCGCCGAGCTGGAGGGCGCCTGCGACTACCTCCTGCTCGTCGACGGCGGCCGGGTCCGCCTCGGCGGCGAGACGGACGACCTCCTCGCCGCGCACAGCCTGCTCACCGGTCCGGTGCGGGACACCGCCCCGCACACCGTCGTCGAGTCCCGCACCGCAGGACGTCTGCAGACCACGCTGGTACGGAGGCAGGGCACCGTGGACGCCACCGTCTGGGAGGCCGCGGAACCCTCGCTGGAGGAGCTGCTGCTGGCGCATCTGCGCTCGCCGCAGGCGCCCTCTCTGCTGACGCCGAGCGCCGAGGCCGGCCAGGAGGTGGCTGCCGTATGA
- a CDS encoding GntR family transcriptional regulator translates to MAGSAAVEFRIDRRSGVATYLQIVQQTKQALRLGLLEPGDRLPTAREVVEATAINPNTVLKAYRELEREGLVEARRGLGTFVTRTLGGAAAADDAPLRAELADWARRASAAGLEKDDVSALFTAVLDKTFEGDQAG, encoded by the coding sequence ATGGCAGGGTCCGCAGCGGTCGAGTTCCGCATCGATCGGCGCAGCGGCGTCGCCACTTACCTCCAGATCGTCCAGCAGACCAAACAGGCCCTCCGCCTCGGCCTGCTGGAGCCCGGCGACCGGCTGCCCACCGCACGCGAGGTCGTCGAGGCCACCGCCATCAACCCGAACACCGTGCTCAAGGCCTACCGGGAGCTGGAGCGCGAGGGCCTCGTCGAGGCCCGGCGCGGGCTCGGCACCTTCGTCACACGGACCCTCGGCGGCGCCGCGGCCGCCGACGACGCGCCACTGCGCGCCGAGCTCGCCGACTGGGCCCGCCGGGCCAGCGCGGCCGGCCTGGAGAAGGACGACGTGAGCGCGCTCTTCACCGCCGTACTGGACAAGACTTTCGAGGGGGATCAGGCCGGATGA
- the mshD gene encoding mycothiol synthase, which yields MTTDVPLPAPGREIQTLDVLTPEQAGAVSGLLAEAARSDGRQAVSEQGRLQLRGGRREGVRHLLLTSGPVLVGYAQLEDTDPVEAPAAELVVHPAYRGQGHGRALGAALLAVTGKRLRVWAHGGKSAARHLAQVLGLSLFRELRQLRRPLSPLDIADPVLPPGVTVRAFVPGEDDAAWLAVNRAAFAHHPEQGSLTQRDLDDRKAEPWFDPKGFFLAERETDGEAELIGFHWTKVHADEHLGEVYVVGIRPDAQGGGLGKALTAIGLRHLAAEGLPTAMLYVDADNKAALAVYERMGFATHEVDLMYRTES from the coding sequence ATGACGACTGACGTACCTCTCCCCGCCCCCGGACGCGAGATCCAGACGCTCGACGTGCTCACCCCCGAACAGGCCGGAGCCGTGTCCGGGCTGCTCGCCGAGGCGGCCCGGTCCGATGGCAGGCAGGCCGTGTCCGAGCAGGGGCGGCTGCAGCTGCGGGGCGGGCGGCGCGAAGGGGTGCGGCATCTGCTGCTCACCAGCGGGCCGGTCCTCGTCGGGTACGCGCAGTTGGAGGACACCGACCCCGTCGAGGCTCCGGCCGCCGAGCTGGTCGTGCATCCGGCGTACCGCGGGCAGGGGCACGGGCGGGCGCTGGGGGCGGCCCTGCTCGCCGTCACGGGCAAGCGGCTGCGGGTGTGGGCGCACGGCGGGAAGTCCGCGGCCCGGCATCTCGCGCAGGTCCTCGGACTCTCCCTCTTCCGCGAACTGCGCCAGCTGCGGCGGCCGTTGAGCCCACTGGACATCGCGGATCCGGTGCTGCCGCCCGGAGTCACCGTCCGCGCCTTCGTGCCCGGCGAGGACGACGCCGCCTGGCTCGCGGTGAACCGCGCCGCCTTCGCCCACCACCCCGAGCAGGGTTCGCTGACCCAGCGCGACCTGGACGACCGCAAGGCGGAGCCCTGGTTCGACCCGAAGGGGTTCTTCCTGGCCGAGCGCGAGACCGACGGCGAGGCCGAGCTGATCGGCTTCCACTGGACGAAGGTGCACGCCGATGAGCACCTCGGCGAGGTGTACGTCGTCGGCATCCGGCCCGACGCGCAGGGCGGCGGGCTCGGCAAGGCACTCACCGCGATCGGGCTGCGCCACCTGGCCGCCGAGGGGCTGCCGACCGCGATGCTCTACGTCGACGCGGACAACAAGGCGGCCCTGGCCGTCTACGAGCGGATGGGCTTCGCCACGCACGAGGTGGATCTGATGTACCGCACGGAGTCCTGA
- a CDS encoding IS110 family transposase codes for MFEIEDVGVFLGLDVGKSAHHGHGLTPAGKKVFDKPLPNSEPKLRAVFDKLAAKFGTVLVIVDQPASIGALPLTVARDAGCRVAYLPGLAMRRIADLYPGEAKTDAKDAAVIADAARTMPHTLRSLELTDEITAELTVLVGFDQDLAAEATRTSNRIRGLLTQFHPSLERVLGPRLDHQAVTWLLERYGSPSALRKAGRRRLVELIRPKAPRMAQRLIDEVFDALDEQTVVVPGAGTLDIVIPSLAASLAAVHTQRRAMEAQINALLEAHPLSQVLTSMPGVGVRTAAVLLVTVGDGSSFPTAAHLASYAGLAPTTKQSGTSIHGEHAPRGGNRQLKRAMFLSAFACMNADPASRAYYDKQRARGKTHTQALLRLARQRISVLFAMLRDGTFYETRAPKDVELAA; via the coding sequence ATGTTCGAGATCGAAGACGTGGGCGTGTTCCTCGGCCTGGACGTCGGCAAGTCCGCTCACCACGGCCACGGACTCACCCCGGCCGGCAAGAAGGTCTTCGACAAGCCGCTGCCCAACAGCGAACCGAAGCTGCGGGCCGTGTTCGACAAACTTGCCGCGAAGTTCGGCACCGTCCTGGTCATCGTGGACCAGCCCGCCTCCATCGGTGCCCTCCCGCTGACCGTCGCCCGCGACGCCGGCTGCCGCGTCGCCTACCTGCCCGGCCTGGCCATGCGCCGGATCGCCGACCTCTACCCCGGCGAGGCCAAGACCGATGCCAAGGACGCCGCGGTGATCGCGGACGCGGCCCGCACCATGCCGCACACCCTGCGCTCGCTCGAACTCACCGACGAGATCACCGCCGAGCTCACCGTCCTCGTCGGCTTCGACCAGGACCTCGCCGCAGAGGCCACCCGCACCTCCAACCGGATACGCGGCCTGCTCACCCAGTTCCACCCCTCCCTGGAACGCGTCCTCGGGCCACGTCTGGACCACCAGGCTGTGACCTGGCTGCTGGAGCGCTACGGCTCCCCGTCCGCCCTGCGCAAAGCCGGCCGCCGCAGGCTCGTCGAACTGATCCGGCCCAAGGCCCCACGCATGGCCCAGCGGCTGATCGACGAGGTCTTCGACGCGCTCGACGAGCAAACCGTTGTGGTCCCGGGCGCCGGCACCCTCGACATCGTTATCCCCTCTCTCGCCGCGTCCCTGGCCGCCGTCCACACCCAACGCCGGGCAATGGAAGCCCAGATCAACGCCCTGCTGGAGGCCCACCCTCTTTCCCAGGTCCTGACCTCGATGCCCGGCGTCGGCGTCAGGACCGCCGCCGTCCTGCTGGTCACCGTCGGCGATGGCTCCAGCTTCCCCACCGCCGCCCACCTGGCCTCCTACGCCGGTCTCGCGCCCACGACAAAGCAGTCGGGCACCTCTATCCACGGCGAACACGCCCCCCGAGGCGGAAACCGGCAGCTCAAACGCGCCATGTTCCTCTCTGCCTTCGCCTGCATGAACGCCGACCCCGCCTCCCGCGCCTACTACGACAAGCAACGCGCCCGCGGCAAGACCCACACCCAAGCCCTCCTCCGCCTCGCCCGCCAACGCATCAGCGTCCTGTTCGCCATGCTCCGCGACGGCACCTTCTACGAGACTCGGGCGCCGAAAGACGTTGAGCTCGCCGCGTGA